Part of the Bacillus sp. N1-1 genome, CGCCAACGATCGTTATTGATGGTGAAGTGATTATTGGATTTGAACAAGAACGGATTGATGAACTTCTTGATCTTTCGTCTTCTAAAATGAAGGATTGATAACTTGTTGAAAGAGGGTGCATGAAATGATTGAGAGATTTGTTCGAAATGATCGTCAGAAAGAGCTCCTTCATCTAGCTAGTAAGCATCGCGCTGAGCTTAAAGAGAGCGCTGAGCAAATTGACGAGGAAGCGCGCATTCCTGACTCCATTATAGCAAGTATGAAGGATTCAGGCTTTACTTCCCTGCCCATTCCAGAAGAATTTGGTGGGAAAGGACTTTCCCTTTACGAACTAGTCCTTATCCAAGAGGAGCTTGGGAAAGGCGAAGGAGCTGGCGCGTTATCGATTGGCTGGCATTTTGGTATTCTAAAAGATCTTCATGACCGTCGACCTTGGAATGATAATACGTATGCGGAACTTTGTAAGGATGTATTGAAAGGACAGCTTGTGAATAGAGCTCAAACGGAAGAGGAGACTGGTGATCCAACGAGAGGAGGACTCCCTGCAACCATTGCTACAGAAGTAGAGGGGGGCTATCAGCTTACTGGCCGAAAAACATTCACCACGTTAAGTCCACATCTTGACTCTGTGATTGTGAAATCGACGTTAAATGGTGTGCCGGCTGACTTTTTAGTATCAATGAATCAAAAAGGTGTATCACTTGAACAAACATGGGACGTTTTAGGAATGAGAGGAACGAGAAGTGATGATCTTGTCTTAACAGACGTCTTCGTTCCGTCTGAAGCTCTTCTTGAAATTTATGACAAGGAACGCAAAACGGCATCACTTCCTCCGGCGTGGTTACTTCATATCCCTGCTGTGTATCTGGGGATTGCTGAATCTGCACGAGAAGAAGCGGTGAAATTCGTTACTTCTTATCAACCAAACAGTCTTGATATTCCATTAAAAGATGTTCCCCATATTCAAGATAAATTTGGTCGCATATCACTTGCGCTCTTAAGTGCTCGTCATTTTCTTTATTCGGTGGCAGAGCAGTGGGATCAGTATCCAGAAGAGCGAATGAACATGCAGGGACAGCTTTTTGCTGCAAAAACCCAGGCAGTCAAAGCTGCGATGGAAGCTGTTGACCTTTCCATGCGCATTGTTGGGGGACGAAGCTTAATGAAAAAGAATCAGCTGGAACGCTTGTACAGAGATGTACGAGCGGGACTTCATAACCCTCCTAGTGATGAATTAACGCTACAAGTTCTTGCGATGAAGCAATTTTAAGATGAATATTTACTCCTTCTATAATTGGAAGGAGTTTCTTTTTGTTCTTATAAATGGATCTCATCCCTTTGACTCCCTATTGTAAGTATGCTTTTCTTCCTCTATCCTTTATGACGTGTTAAAAGCTACTGAAAGGATGGGGTGTATGAAAAAGTTGGTTATTACGATTTTAATGACTAGTCTCTTTTTTACGATGTTTTCTGCTCAGTCTCATCAGGTAGTGGCGGTTACTATGATAAAAGCACCTCCGATGATAGAAGAAGAGCAAACTGCAATTGCACCAAGTGAAACGCCTGAACCAGAAACGAAGCAGGATGTGGCACTATTGCTTAACCTTCCTGTTAAAAATATGAATGATGTTAAGAAAGTAACGAAGGATCAATTTTCCGTTACCAACTATTCAATAGAAGAAATTGAAATGCTAGCCAAATTAGTTAATGGAGAAGCGAGAGGCGAAACGTTTGAAGGGAAAGTAGCGGTAGCTTCTGTAACCATTAATCGTGTTCTTTCTTCAAAATTTCCAAACAGCCTAAAAGAAGTAATCTTTGAAGGCGGCGCATATACGGCCGTATCAGATGGTCAATATGATCAGCGTCCAGGACCAGAGTCCTACAAAGCAGTTTATGCTGCACTTAGTGGACAAGATCCAACTTCAGGCGCTTTGTTTTATTATAATCCTGATATCGCAACTGACGATTGGATTCGGACAAGGCATATTATTAAAGAAATTGGCAAACATGTTTTCACAAGATAAAATCCTCCTGACGAAGGAGGATTTTATGATATCATCAACTTGTACCCACAGTTTGATGAAGGAGTGAAGCGAAAAATGACACAGAAAAAAACGTTTCAACCAGGTGAAATAGTCACAGCAGGATATAAGACAGGTAGGTATATTGGAGAGGTTGTAGACCTAAAGGATCCAAAAGCTGTTGTCAAAGTGCTTGCGGTGATGAAGCACCCAACACAGGGCGATCTTCATAATCCAAAACAGCTAGATGTTCCTCTTTTCCATCAGCGTAAAGCGCTCGCTGAATTTGAGAAGGCTCTTGTGCCGTTATCAGCCATTAACCACTATGAAGGGGACGTTCCTAATTACAACGAATCGTTGCGCGACGCCCTTGGCACACAAGAAGCTGAGTTAAAGCATGAAGGCGGAAGGTGGGCAGAGGCCTCTCTCATTGAAATTGAAAAGCTTAAGGAAGAGTATTTTCCGGCAAGATAGTCTTCTTTACATCACTATCTAAATCGGGTAAGATATAGTATTGATTTAGGCTTGCAATAAGAAGTCCTAAGTGAAGAAGACGTAAAGGGTGGTTTTTGATTTGCAATCAGAAGCTTCAGCATATCAAGTGCTGTTATATTATCAGTATGTAGAAATTGAAGATCCAGCTTATTTTGCTCGAAAGCATCTTAAGTTCTGTCAATCTTTGAATTTAAAAGGAAGAGTGCTTGTCGGTACAGAAGGAATTAACGGAACCGTTTCAGGAACCGTTCAGGATACTGAGCGGTATATGGAAGAACTAAAAGCTGACGAACGCTTCCACGATATCGTTTTTAAAATTGATGAAGCAGATGGTCATACGTTTAAAAAGATGCACGTCCGACCACGTGAAGAGATTGTTTCATTAAGACTTGAGGAAGATGTTAATCCGAAAGAAATTACCGGAAACTACCTTGAGCCGAAGGAGTTTATGGAAGCGCTAGAAGATGATGATGTGATCGTTATTGACGCTAGAAATGACTATGAGTATGATATTGGCCATTTCCGTAATGCCATTCGTCCTGACATTAAGGCATTTCGTGATCTTCCAGACTGGATCGAGCAGAATCTTGCCGACCAAAAGGACAAAAAAGTATTAACGTATTGCACGGGCGGAATCCGCTGTGAGAAATTTTCAGGGTATTTATTAAAGAAAGGGTTCTCTGATGTTTCTCAGCTTCATGGTGGTATTGTCACGTATGGTAAAGATCCAGAAGTACAGGGCAAATACTTCGACGGTAAGTGCTTTGTTTTTGATGATCGCCTTGCTGTACCTGTGAACCGTACTGATGAAGATACGGTGGTAGGGAAATGCTATCATTGCGAGGAACCAGCAGATACGTACATTAATTGTGCAAATGTTACGTGTGACAAGCTTCATATCGTTTGTGATTCTTGCAAAGAAGAACATAAGCAATATTGTTCATCAGCTTGTGAGGAAGAAGTTCACATGGCGCAAATGTAACGCAGCGGATACCGTTGCGTTTTTTTTTACACTTAACCAGGGTGAGGAGGTACGTAAAGGTGTGTTTAATTGCTGTAGCCATAAATGCTCATGAAAAATATCCTTTTATTTTAATAGCTAATCGAGACGAGTTCTACGAGCGGCCAACAATGCCTGCGCATTATTGGGAAGATGTACCTGGTTTACTAGGTGGTCGCGATTTGAAAGCAATGGGAACATGGCTTGGCGTTACAACAAAAGGGAAAATTGCGGCGCTCACAAATTATCGAGAGCCTGGTGAAGAACCTAAGAACCATTCAAGAGGCGATTTAACTGCTGATTACTTACGACAGAATCAATCTGCAGAGGCATATCTAAAAACCGTTCAGCTAAAGAAAGAGCAGTACAATGGGTTTAATTTACTTGCGGGAGATTTCAATACTCTTTATTACTATTCAAACAAGCAGAACCAAATTTCCAGAGTAGAAAGCGGCATTCATGCGGTAAGTAATCATTTACTGAATACGAACTGGCCGAAAGTAGAGAAGCTTAAGGAAGAGCTCACCCGCTATATACGAGAAGAAAACGAACTTGATCAGGAACGGCTTTTTGAAATGCTCTCGCATGCTGATCCTGCGCCAGATCATTTATTGCCTGAAACCGGGGTACCGATTGAATGGGAGAGGATGCTTTCGCCGGTATATATTTCATCTGAGAATTACGGTACAAGGGCGCAAACGATCATCATCGTTACACGGGATGGCCAAGTAACCTTTACTGAGCGATTAGGAAAGGAGCAGGAAAACACGTACCAATTTATCCTGAATGAGGAATAAAGTTTCAGGTGCTGAATAAATTATGTGTTACCTGTAACTTTTCGATCTAAAATAAAGTAATAGGTTCTAGTTTCAAAACCAGCATACAGGGGTAATGGAAGTTAATACTTATGAGGAGGGGTTTTTTTGAAAAGAAAGCGTCACTATCTTGAAGATCAGCTTTTGAGGGAATCACTTGATATGAAGGAGTACCGAAAATATGATTCTGAAATGGTGACTAAAAAAAGACCAGTACTCCGTGAAAATAAAAAGAAAAAACCACTCATTCAAACCACAGTATAAGTGAGGGAGAAATTCCTCGCTTTTTTTTATGGAAAAGGGTTGTGTTTTTTATAAAGCGATGATAAGATAGGTCTTGTCCTTGAAAAAAACACATGAAATTAAGTGTTGACGAAGTAATGGATTATATAGTATTATGATGAAGTCGCTGTTTAATGGAGGATTAGCTCAGCTGGGAGAGCATCTGCCTTACAAGCAGAGGGTCGGCGGTTCGAGCCCGTCATCCTCCACCATTTATTTTTTAAAAGGATCAGCTTGATTAAGCTTCAATAGACTTCGCCGGTCTAGCTCAATTGGTAGAGCAACTGACTTGTAATCAGTAGGTTGGGGGTTCAAGTCCTCTGGCCGGCACCACACATGCGGGTGTGGCGGAATTGGCAGACGCGCTAGACTTAGGATCTAGTGTCTTACGACGTGGGGGTTCAAGTCCCTTCACCCGCACCATATATTTTTTTGCGCCCGTAGCTCAATTGGATAGAGCGTCTGACTACGGATCAGAAGGTTAGGGATTCGACTTCTCTCGGGCGCACCATATTTCGGGGCCTTAGCTCAGCTGGGAGAGCGCCTGCCTTGCACGCAGGAGGTCAGCGGTTCGATCCCGCTAGGCTCCACCAATTATATATCGGAGGAATACCCAAGTCTGGCTGAAGGGATCGGTCTTGAAAACCGACAGGGGCTTAGTCGCCCGCGGGGGTTCGAATCCCTCTTCCTCCTCCATCTTTGCGGGTGTAGTTTAGTGGTAAAACCTCAGCCTTCCAAGCTGATGTCGTGGGTTCGATCCCCATCACCCGCTCCATTTTGTTGGCCCGTTGGTCAAGCGGTTAAGACACCGCCCTTTCACGGCGGTAACACGGGTTCGAATCCCGTACGGGTCACCAGCATCGTTTAACTAAATGATTTTTTATCGAGCATACTCAGGAGAGATGCTTTTTTTGTTGTTTTCATTTCGGTACATCTTACTTGGATATCGCATACATTGCTGTATAAGAGAGAGGGGATGGACCGAATGTATTATGAAGAACATGAGCATATTGCGTACCACTATGACAACACTGATTCTTATCGCCAGCAGCCAGTAGCACCAACATCGAGCCCACCTGCATCACCGCCTCCAAGACCAATGTCTTCTGCGCAAGCAGGAACATTTGCCGTTGATCCTGGCTCGATTAGAAGATGCATGTATCGATTTACTTATATTTGGATGAGAGGCGGCAATTCGTTCTGGTTTTGGCCGGTATTCGTAGGACGTACGTCTGTATCTGGATTTCGTTGGACTGGTAGAAGGTGGGTTTATACAGGAATTAGCTTAAGAAGAATTGACATGTTTACATGCTAAACCGTGGAGCGCTTACATGAGGCGCTCTTTTTCATGACCTCATTGTGAAAAGTAGCGTAAACATCTGGCTTTTTTTAATAGATCGTGCGAAAATAAGACTAACTATTGATCTTCGAAAGTCAGGTGCACATAATGAAATTTCCTCTATGGATGA contains:
- a CDS encoding cell wall hydrolase — encoded protein: MKKLVITILMTSLFFTMFSAQSHQVVAVTMIKAPPMIEEEQTAIAPSETPEPETKQDVALLLNLPVKNMNDVKKVTKDQFSVTNYSIEEIEMLAKLVNGEARGETFEGKVAVASVTINRVLSSKFPNSLKEVIFEGGAYTAVSDGQYDQRPGPESYKAVYAALSGQDPTSGALFYYNPDIATDDWIRTRHIIKEIGKHVFTR
- a CDS encoding transporter, which codes for MYYEEHEHIAYHYDNTDSYRQQPVAPTSSPPASPPPRPMSSAQAGTFAVDPGSIRRCMYRFTYIWMRGGNSFWFWPVFVGRTSVSGFRWTGRRWVYTGISLRRIDMFTC
- a CDS encoding rhodanese-related sulfurtransferase, whose product is MQSEASAYQVLLYYQYVEIEDPAYFARKHLKFCQSLNLKGRVLVGTEGINGTVSGTVQDTERYMEELKADERFHDIVFKIDEADGHTFKKMHVRPREEIVSLRLEEDVNPKEITGNYLEPKEFMEALEDDDVIVIDARNDYEYDIGHFRNAIRPDIKAFRDLPDWIEQNLADQKDKKVLTYCTGGIRCEKFSGYLLKKGFSDVSQLHGGIVTYGKDPEVQGKYFDGKCFVFDDRLAVPVNRTDEDTVVGKCYHCEEPADTYINCANVTCDKLHIVCDSCKEEHKQYCSSACEEEVHMAQM
- a CDS encoding NRDE family protein yields the protein MCLIAVAINAHEKYPFILIANRDEFYERPTMPAHYWEDVPGLLGGRDLKAMGTWLGVTTKGKIAALTNYREPGEEPKNHSRGDLTADYLRQNQSAEAYLKTVQLKKEQYNGFNLLAGDFNTLYYYSNKQNQISRVESGIHAVSNHLLNTNWPKVEKLKEELTRYIREENELDQERLFEMLSHADPAPDHLLPETGVPIEWERMLSPVYISSENYGTRAQTIIIVTRDGQVTFTERLGKEQENTYQFILNEE
- a CDS encoding kinase-associated lipoprotein B, translated to MTQKKTFQPGEIVTAGYKTGRYIGEVVDLKDPKAVVKVLAVMKHPTQGDLHNPKQLDVPLFHQRKALAEFEKALVPLSAINHYEGDVPNYNESLRDALGTQEAELKHEGGRWAEASLIEIEKLKEEYFPAR
- a CDS encoding acyl-CoA dehydrogenase family protein, yielding MIERFVRNDRQKELLHLASKHRAELKESAEQIDEEARIPDSIIASMKDSGFTSLPIPEEFGGKGLSLYELVLIQEELGKGEGAGALSIGWHFGILKDLHDRRPWNDNTYAELCKDVLKGQLVNRAQTEEETGDPTRGGLPATIATEVEGGYQLTGRKTFTTLSPHLDSVIVKSTLNGVPADFLVSMNQKGVSLEQTWDVLGMRGTRSDDLVLTDVFVPSEALLEIYDKERKTASLPPAWLLHIPAVYLGIAESAREEAVKFVTSYQPNSLDIPLKDVPHIQDKFGRISLALLSARHFLYSVAEQWDQYPEERMNMQGQLFAAKTQAVKAAMEAVDLSMRIVGGRSLMKKNQLERLYRDVRAGLHNPPSDELTLQVLAMKQF